In Pseudomonas fluorescens, one genomic interval encodes:
- the proB gene encoding glutamate 5-kinase — protein MRSKVTGAQRWVVKIGSALLTADGKGLDRAAMSVWVEQMVALHEAGVELVLVSSGAVAAGMSRLGWTARPSAMHELQAAAAIGQMGLVQAWESSFAEHGRHTAQILLTHDDLSDRKRYLNARSTLRALVELKVIPVINENDTVVTDEIRFGDNDTLAALVANLVEADLLVILTDRDGMFDADPRNNPDAQLIYEARADDPTLDAVAGGTGGALGRGGMQTKLRAARLAARSGAHTIIVGGRLERVLDRLKAGERIGTLLSPERGMLAARKQWLAGHLQTRGTLVLDEGAVSALSQGNKSLLPVGVKLVQGSFRRGEMVVCVAPDGREIARGLANYSALEAQKIIGQSSDAIVGVLGYMAEPELVHRDNLILV, from the coding sequence ATGCGGAGCAAAGTGACAGGTGCGCAGCGTTGGGTCGTGAAGATCGGCAGCGCTTTGCTGACAGCTGATGGCAAAGGGCTGGATCGTGCGGCAATGAGTGTCTGGGTCGAGCAAATGGTCGCCCTGCATGAGGCAGGTGTCGAGTTGGTGCTGGTGTCCTCCGGGGCGGTGGCTGCCGGCATGAGTCGTCTGGGCTGGACCGCACGACCCAGTGCGATGCACGAGCTCCAGGCCGCTGCTGCAATCGGCCAGATGGGCTTGGTGCAGGCCTGGGAGTCGAGCTTTGCCGAGCATGGCCGGCACACCGCGCAGATTCTCCTGACTCACGATGACTTGTCCGACCGCAAGCGCTACCTCAACGCCCGCAGCACCCTGCGTGCCCTGGTCGAGCTGAAAGTCATCCCGGTGATCAACGAAAACGACACCGTGGTCACCGACGAAATCCGTTTCGGCGACAACGATACGCTGGCGGCGCTGGTGGCCAATCTGGTCGAGGCCGATCTGCTGGTGATCCTCACCGATCGCGACGGCATGTTCGACGCCGATCCGCGCAACAACCCCGATGCGCAGCTGATTTACGAAGCGCGCGCCGATGATCCGACCCTGGATGCAGTGGCGGGCGGTACCGGCGGTGCGCTGGGGCGTGGCGGCATGCAGACCAAGCTGCGTGCGGCGCGGCTGGCGGCGCGGTCTGGAGCGCATACGATCATCGTCGGTGGTCGCCTGGAGCGAGTGCTTGATCGCCTGAAGGCTGGCGAGCGCATCGGTACGCTGCTGTCGCCTGAGCGCGGCATGCTGGCGGCGCGCAAGCAGTGGCTGGCCGGGCATCTGCAGACGCGCGGCACGCTGGTGCTTGACGAGGGTGCGGTGTCGGCATTGTCCCAGGGCAACAAGAGTCTGTTGCCGGTCGGCGTCAAATTGGTCCAAGGCAGCTTCCGCCGTGGCGAGATGGTGGTCTGCGTGGCGCCGGACGGTCGCGAGATTGCTCGCGGTCTGGCCAACTACAGTGCGCTTGAAGCGCAAAAAATCATTGGTCAGTCGTCGGATGCAATTGTCGGCGTGCTGGGCTACATGGCTGAGCCGGAACTGGTTCACCGTGACAACCTGATTCTGGTCTAA
- the cgtA gene encoding Obg family GTPase CgtA, with amino-acid sequence MKFVDEVSIRVKAGDGGNGCMSFRREKFIENGGPNGGDGGDGGSIYMMADENLNTLVDYRYTRHFDAERGSNGGSTDCTGKKGEDLILRVPVGTTVIDSATQEVIGDLTKAGQKLMVVQGGWHGLGNTRFKSSTNRAPRQTTPGKPGEQRDLKLEMKVLADVGLLGLPNAGKSTFIRSVSAAKPKVADYPFTTLVPNLGVVSVDRWKSFVIADIPGLIEGASDGAGLGIRFLKHLARTRLLLHLVDMAPLDDTSAPDAAEVIVNELVKFSPSLAERDRWLVLNKCDQILEEEHEERVKEIVDRLQWEGPVYVISAIAKEGTERLTRDIMRYLEDRADRLANDPAYKEELADLDQRIEDEARAQLQALDDKRALRRSGVKSVHDIGDDDWDEEDVDDEDGPEIIYVRD; translated from the coding sequence ATGAAGTTTGTAGACGAAGTATCGATCCGCGTAAAAGCTGGCGACGGCGGCAATGGCTGCATGAGTTTCCGTCGGGAAAAATTCATTGAAAACGGCGGCCCGAACGGCGGTGATGGCGGTGACGGTGGTTCCATCTACATGATGGCCGACGAAAACCTCAACACCCTGGTCGACTACCGTTACACCCGGCACTTCGATGCCGAGCGTGGCTCCAACGGCGGCAGCACCGATTGCACCGGCAAGAAGGGTGAAGACCTGATCCTGCGCGTGCCGGTCGGTACCACCGTGATCGACTCGGCCACCCAGGAAGTGATTGGCGACCTGACCAAGGCCGGCCAGAAACTGATGGTAGTGCAGGGCGGTTGGCACGGTCTGGGTAACACCCGTTTCAAATCCAGTACCAACCGTGCGCCGCGCCAGACCACTCCGGGCAAGCCGGGTGAGCAGCGCGATCTGAAACTGGAAATGAAAGTGCTGGCTGACGTTGGTCTGCTGGGCTTGCCGAATGCCGGTAAAAGTACCTTTATCCGTTCGGTGTCGGCCGCCAAGCCGAAAGTCGCCGACTACCCGTTCACCACGCTGGTGCCGAACCTGGGTGTGGTCAGCGTTGACCGCTGGAAAAGCTTCGTCATCGCCGACATTCCGGGTCTGATCGAGGGCGCTTCCGACGGTGCCGGCCTGGGTATTCGCTTCCTCAAGCACCTGGCGCGTACGCGTCTGTTGCTGCACCTCGTCGACATGGCGCCGCTGGATGACACCAGCGCACCGGACGCGGCTGAAGTGATCGTCAACGAACTGGTCAAATTCAGTCCGTCGCTGGCCGAGCGTGATCGCTGGCTGGTGCTGAACAAGTGCGACCAGATCCTTGAAGAAGAGCATGAAGAGCGCGTCAAGGAAATCGTTGATCGCCTGCAGTGGGAAGGTCCTGTCTACGTGATCTCGGCCATCGCCAAAGAAGGCACCGAGCGCCTGACCCGCGACATCATGCGTTATCTGGAAGATCGTGCCGATCGCCTGGCTAACGACCCGGCGTACAAGGAAGAGCTGGCCGATCTCGATCAGCGCATCGAAGACGAAGCCCGTGCACAGTTGCAGGCGCTGGATGACAAGCGTGCCCTGCGTCGCAGCGGCGTGAAGTCGGTCCACGACATCGGCGACGATGACTGGGACGAAGAAGATGTGGATGATGAAGACGGTCCGGAAATCATTTACGTGCGCGACTGA
- the rpmA gene encoding 50S ribosomal protein L27 has translation MAHKKAGGSTRNGRDSEAKRLGVKMYGGQVIKAGNIIVRQRGTQFHAGYGVGMGKDHTLFAKIEGVIKFEVKGAFGRRYVSVVAA, from the coding sequence ATGGCACACAAAAAAGCTGGTGGTAGTACCCGTAACGGTCGCGACTCAGAAGCCAAACGCCTTGGCGTGAAGATGTATGGCGGCCAGGTCATCAAGGCCGGCAACATCATCGTGCGTCAGCGCGGCACCCAATTCCACGCTGGCTACGGCGTTGGCATGGGTAAGGATCACACCCTCTTCGCGAAAATCGAAGGCGTGATCAAGTTTGAAGTAAAAGGCGCCTTCGGTCGTCGTTACGTGAGCGTTGTCGCGGCTTAA
- the rplU gene encoding 50S ribosomal protein L21 produces the protein MYAVIVTGGKQYKVAEGEYLKIEKLEVATGESVTFDRVLLVANGDDVNIGAPVVAGATVKAEVISQGRHDKVRIIKFRRRKHHMKRMGHRQWFTEIKITGIQA, from the coding sequence ATGTACGCAGTAATCGTTACCGGCGGTAAGCAATACAAGGTCGCTGAAGGTGAATACCTGAAGATCGAAAAACTGGAAGTCGCTACTGGCGAATCCGTGACTTTTGACCGCGTTCTGCTGGTCGCCAATGGCGACGACGTGAACATCGGCGCACCTGTTGTTGCTGGCGCAACCGTCAAGGCTGAAGTGATCTCCCAAGGTCGTCACGATAAAGTCCGCATCATCAAGTTCCGTCGCCGTAAGCACCACATGAAGCGTATGGGCCACCGCCAGTGGTTCACCGAGATCAAAATCACCGGTATTCAGGCTTAA
- a CDS encoding polyprenyl synthetase family protein, producing the protein MQPQAFYRAVADDFNAVDGIIKKQLTSRVPLVSKIGDYITSAGGKRLRPLLVLLCGKALGREGDDMRLLAATIEFLHTATLLHDDVVDMSGMRRGRSTANAMWGNAPSVLVGDFLYSRSFEMMVELGSMPVMKILSQATRIIAEGEVLQLSKVRDASTTEETYMEVIRGKTAMLFEASTHSAAALAGATAEQSEALRTFGDHLGVAFQLVDDLLDYKGDAEILGKNVGDDLAEGKPTLPLIYTMREGTPEQAALVRQAIQKGGIEDLESIRIAVEASGSLEYTAQLARDYVARAIKCLDALPASEYRDALVELSEFAVARTH; encoded by the coding sequence ATGCAACCCCAAGCTTTCTACCGCGCGGTGGCGGACGATTTTAACGCCGTCGACGGCATCATCAAGAAGCAGCTGACTTCCCGAGTGCCGCTGGTATCGAAAATCGGCGATTACATCACCTCGGCCGGCGGCAAACGCCTGCGTCCTTTATTGGTGCTGCTGTGCGGTAAGGCCCTGGGTCGCGAAGGCGACGACATGCGCCTGCTGGCCGCCACCATCGAATTCCTGCACACCGCGACCCTGCTGCATGACGACGTGGTCGACATGTCCGGCATGCGCCGTGGCCGCTCGACCGCCAACGCTATGTGGGGCAACGCCCCGAGCGTGCTGGTCGGCGACTTCCTGTACTCGCGCTCGTTCGAAATGATGGTCGAGCTGGGCTCGATGCCGGTGATGAAGATCCTGTCCCAGGCCACGCGCATCATCGCAGAAGGCGAAGTGTTGCAACTGTCCAAGGTACGCGACGCCAGCACCACCGAAGAAACCTACATGGAAGTCATCCGCGGCAAGACCGCGATGCTTTTCGAAGCCTCGACCCACAGCGCCGCCGCACTGGCCGGTGCCACCGCCGAGCAGAGCGAAGCCCTGCGCACCTTCGGTGATCACCTCGGCGTGGCGTTCCAACTGGTCGACGACCTGCTGGACTACAAGGGTGATGCCGAGATTCTGGGCAAGAACGTCGGTGACGATCTGGCCGAAGGCAAGCCGACCCTGCCGCTGATCTACACCATGCGAGAAGGTACGCCGGAGCAAGCTGCTCTGGTACGTCAGGCGATCCAGAAAGGCGGGATCGAAGACCTCGAAAGCATCCGCATCGCCGTGGAAGCCTCGGGTTCGCTGGAGTACACCGCGCAACTGGCCCGCGACTACGTGGCCCGTGCGATCAAGTGCCTCGACGCGCTGCCGGCCAGCGAATACCGCGATGCACTAGTGGAACTGAGCGAATTTGCGGTCGCCCGCACGCACTGA
- a CDS encoding zinc ribbon domain-containing protein YjdM gives MSTLPPCPKCNSEYTYEDGAQLICPECAHEWSANGEAEVASDDAVKKDSVGNVLQDGDTITVIKDLKVKGTSLVVKVGTKVKNIRLCDGDHDIDCKIDGIGPMKLKSEFVRKV, from the coding sequence GTGAGCACGTTGCCACCCTGCCCGAAATGCAATTCCGAATACACCTACGAAGACGGTGCCCAACTGATCTGCCCGGAGTGCGCCCACGAGTGGTCGGCCAACGGCGAAGCCGAAGTGGCATCCGATGATGCCGTGAAGAAAGATTCGGTCGGCAACGTGTTGCAGGACGGCGACACCATCACCGTGATCAAGGACCTGAAAGTCAAGGGCACTTCGCTGGTGGTCAAGGTCGGCACCAAGGTCAAGAACATCCGCCTGTGCGACGGCGACCACGACATCGACTGCAAGATCGATGGCATCGGCCCGATGAAGCTCAAGTCCGAGTTCGTCAGAAAGGTCTGA
- a CDS encoding PA4570 family protein translates to MTYLIDAWLDRPHPYLRILHRETGEVCAVLEEEALHELQDQGDLDVSSLNSSEPLVLKELVRNLFLFCYARALRPTNELHHKIEI, encoded by the coding sequence ATGACTTATTTGATCGACGCCTGGCTGGATCGCCCACACCCATACCTCAGGATCCTGCATCGGGAAACCGGCGAAGTCTGTGCGGTACTGGAAGAAGAAGCGCTGCATGAGCTGCAGGATCAGGGTGATCTGGACGTCAGCAGCCTGAATTCCAGCGAACCGCTGGTGCTCAAGGAGCTGGTGCGCAATCTGTTCCTGTTCTGCTATGCCCGGGCCTTGCGCCCGACCAATGAGCTGCATCACAAGATCGAAATATGA
- a CDS encoding FKBP-type peptidyl-prolyl cis-trans isomerase, protein MSEVNLSTDETRVSYGIGRQLGDQLRDNPPPGVSLDAILAGLTDAFAGKPSRVDQEAMSASFKVIREIMQAEAAAKAEAAAGEGRAFLAENAKKEGITTLASGLQFEVLTQGEGAKPSREDTVRTHYHGMLIDGTVFDSSYDRGQPAEFPVGGVIAGWTEALQLMNAGSKWRLYVPSELAYGAQGVGSIPPHSVLVFDVELLDVL, encoded by the coding sequence ATGTCCGAAGTAAATCTGTCCACCGACGAAACCCGCGTCAGCTACGGTATTGGCCGTCAGCTGGGTGACCAGCTGCGCGATAACCCGCCACCGGGTGTCAGCCTGGACGCCATCCTGGCCGGTCTGACCGACGCATTCGCCGGCAAGCCAAGCCGTGTCGATCAGGAAGCCATGTCCGCCAGCTTCAAAGTGATCCGCGAGATCATGCAAGCCGAAGCCGCTGCCAAGGCTGAAGCCGCCGCAGGCGAAGGCCGTGCGTTCCTGGCTGAAAACGCCAAGAAAGAAGGCATCACCACCCTGGCTTCCGGTCTGCAATTCGAAGTGCTGACCCAGGGCGAAGGCGCCAAGCCATCCCGTGAAGACACCGTGCGTACTCACTACCACGGCATGCTGATCGACGGCACTGTGTTCGACAGCTCCTATGATCGTGGCCAGCCAGCAGAATTCCCGGTTGGCGGCGTGATCGCCGGCTGGACCGAAGCTCTGCAACTGATGAATGCCGGCAGCAAATGGCGCCTGTACGTGCCGAGCGAACTGGCTTACGGCGCTCAAGGCGTTGGCAGCATCCCGCCGCACAGCGTTCTGGTATTCGACGTCGAGCTGCTGGACGTTCTGTAA
- a CDS encoding DUF6482 family protein produces the protein MNLQELNAFAIARKVDELNLISMEGGIYLLEARMHGAAYPLSDLKGEMLQLRSVEHARDLLHNFPVLPFNLVHTSVHDEMCGLGVSDEESLKVPLAWRSAL, from the coding sequence ATGAACCTGCAAGAGTTGAATGCGTTTGCCATCGCCAGAAAGGTCGATGAGCTGAACCTGATCTCCATGGAGGGCGGGATTTATCTGCTCGAGGCGCGGATGCACGGGGCGGCGTACCCGCTGAGTGATCTCAAGGGCGAGATGCTGCAGCTGCGTTCGGTGGAGCATGCACGGGATCTTTTGCATAACTTTCCGGTGCTGCCGTTCAACCTCGTACACACCTCGGTGCACGATGAAATGTGCGGCCTGGGCGTCAGTGACGAGGAAAGCCTGAAAGTGCCGCTGGCCTGGCGCTCGGCCCTGTAG
- a CDS encoding TIGR00645 family protein, with protein sequence MERFIENAMYATRWLLAPIYIGLSLGLLALALKFFQEVFHVIPNVFSMAESDLILVLLSLIDMALVGGLLVMVMISGYENFVSELNIDEGKEKLSWLGTMDSSSLKMKVAASIVAISSIHLLRIFMDAKNVDPEHLMWYVIIHMTFVISAFAMGYLDKLTKH encoded by the coding sequence ATGGAACGCTTTATCGAAAATGCAATGTACGCCACGCGCTGGCTGCTGGCGCCGATCTATATCGGGCTGTCCCTCGGGCTGCTGGCGCTGGCATTGAAATTCTTCCAGGAAGTGTTTCATGTCATTCCCAACGTGTTTTCCATGGCCGAATCGGATCTGATCCTGGTGCTGCTGTCGCTGATCGACATGGCGCTGGTGGGCGGCCTGCTGGTGATGGTGATGATTTCCGGCTACGAGAACTTCGTGTCCGAGCTGAACATCGACGAAGGCAAAGAGAAACTCAGCTGGCTGGGCACCATGGACTCCTCGTCGCTGAAGATGAAAGTGGCGGCGTCGATCGTGGCGATTTCCTCGATCCACCTGCTGCGGATCTTCATGGATGCCAAGAACGTCGATCCCGAGCACCTGATGTGGTACGTGATCATCCACATGACCTTCGTGATTTCGGCGTTCGCGATGGGTTACCTGGACAAGCTCACCAAGCACTGA